Proteins encoded in a region of the Ornithodoros turicata isolate Travis chromosome 3, ASM3712646v1, whole genome shotgun sequence genome:
- the LOC135388345 gene encoding uncharacterized protein LOC135388345, translating to MGYAVASVILGLLASVSQVHCQGAGGYDFNAQSQGEHSGQLSPLQVAGVSMVVVACLGATAVAAFFCYYVYRKKNDVITMPRY from the exons ATGGGTTACGCCGTAGCGTCCGTTATTCTAG GTCTTCTCGCAAGCGTATCTCAGGTACATTGCCAAGGAGCTGGGGGATATGACTTCAACGCCCAGAGTCAGGGAGAACACTCAG GTCAACTGTCTCCACTGCAAGTAGCTGGAGTGTCTATGGTCGTGGTGGCCTGCTTGGGGGCAACAGCGGTTGCTGCTTTCTTCTGCTACTATGTCTACCGCAAGAAGAATGACGTCATAACAATGCCACGCTACTGA